ataattttttactattttcaACATATTAAGATACAGAACTGATACATTATTTTTAACACACTGAGATACATAATTTTCACCTACAAACACTATTTTCAACACATTAAAATACAGAATTGATACCTACCGACACTATTTTCAATACATTAAGATACATAATTGATACCTACTACAAGATACATTGATCCTTATGCATCCCAAATCATCTCATATTCACGGTTAAGATCTTAAATTTTCTCTTATGCGTTCTACTTCTAATGATActtattgtttgttttccaAGCCCCATTAAATCACTAAAATGATGCCCTACAGTCACACCACTAGATGGGCAAAATAGGATTACAATGAGGGTCAAAGCAAACAAATAAAGGTTTCagaaattttaagaaaagacAACCAACAAGCATAAtgcagcaaaaaaaaaaaaaaaaaagtgaagaaGCAACAGCTGTGAATCTACCACAAAGAattgcaacaaaaaaaaaaaacaccaaattttggaaaaaggaaagaatatTTAAACCGCatcaaaactttaaaaaagaGTTACTATGCTTCAACAAATTACTAGAAACTagaaaacacaacacaaaaaaGCAACTGAAgccaatttatatttttgcaaACACAACTACTACAGAGAAAGAGTACTTTTACCCTAAAAtcctaaacaaaatttaaacatTAAGTGAATGCAATATAACATGCAAACCttaatatgagagagagagagagagagagagagagagagagagagagagagagagggaattTGAGAGAAACGTACCGATTTAGACATTCAGATGACTTTGGATGGGTGGGAGATAGAAAGACTAGATGAGAGAGGTTCTACGACAACAGAAGAGGAAGTCAAAGAGAAAGAGTAGACCAGGGAGTTTTTGCGATAAGAGAAGAGGAATACACAAATTTGTGTATAGTAGATGAAATTTTAGGTGTTATGAATAGGGtttattcataaattaattaaaaagaaatgcGTGATTGTAAGGAAGAACAAAGgggccttctttttttttttttttttttttttttttttttttttgaaagaggCTCGACTTGACACGTAGGCCAAGGGGAAACTGCAGCCTACCCATTTGCACCGTAAGCTTGCTTTTTCTCTTAAACGTTCAAATGCATTTCAATGGCTACAATTGATTCTCATATAAAATTCTCACATAGGTGTTCTCATCTAATCCGAGCGCATCACGTTATAGACCTTCAGATTTGTTATGTTATATGGGTCGTAGGCCCAAATAATCTCACCATGTCTGGATGCTTACTCTGCCCGGCCGGCTGTTATTCCAGAAAATGGAACCATTGGCCACAAGGGGGGATGCATGACCCATCAACCTACTAGCAATGGGAGAGAAAACTTAGCACGAACATGTACACGTCTGCTATAGCACATTACTTATTATGGATTAAACTTATAAAACCTTtacagacccaaaaaaaacttataaaaCCTTTTGAGTTAGTGACGGTAAGAAAACTATCCATCgagtttattttttcacttctTTTTAACCATCTttgtttattgaattttttatttttatttttgtgttataTAAGCAATATTAAAGAAGGGGAATTCGAACAAGATGTTTATTGGTATGCTCCTCTACCCAAATCATATCTACATATAGAGATATTTTCCCCCTTGCCACCTATCTTTCTTCAATATGAGGAGAAATGTGCATCTGAATTTGGCGAATAATATTAACATTAACATAATCATTTACTGTTAGAGGAGGCTTTTCATGTCTATTAATTCTATtggggaaaaaacaaaaaataagattgcaaactcataataattaaaattcagCCAGTCTTGCTTTTCTAATTGAGTCGCACATTCATCTTTTACCCACATATCCATCGTACTGCAGTATATAGCAATCTTAGAAACCAAACTCATAATACAATGAGAAAAGTTTGCTGCAATCTTAGAAACCAATTCAACCAAACTCATAACTATTCTACTCAGGATAAGCCACTTTACTCTCCAGTTGCATATTTCTAATTGATCCTACATTGCTTGATGCTCGAAGAATATGCTTATGGCCAATGAACTATGATTGGGGGTACCAACGACTGAACGAAACTATATGGTTAAATTGAATGTTTCTAATTgctacaataaaaaaaattaagaaaacaaacaaacaaaagccTTTCCTTTTAGAAGTTTGCTATGTGATTTTAGCTATGCGAACGATCACTTTCATCAAGTATTTGGCAAAACGTGCAAGACGATAAGCCACCGCGTTTGCAGTACGATGGATATGTGGGTAAAAGATGAATGTGGGACTCACTAATAATAGGAAGCTCGCATAATAATTAATGAGTGTGGAAactcataattatttttatggtTTCATTCCTTTTATGTGAGAGTTGGGCACATTGTATTACACTTTTTTAAGGTTTTTAACTGATATATGGCTTTCATATTGTTATTGGGATGGCTCCCTTTACAGTTTAtgtttaataaaattttatcgCTTTTTTATCAAAAGGTTTTTATGTGGCCTGAGCACCCAAAACTGGAAAATACAACTCTAtggtaaattgaaattagcAGATATATAGAATGTCTTATGAGCAACTTAGGTAAGTCAGTCAATccttattttcatattttgcaaCCAAGCGCAAATATACCTGGCAATTCTCAGCCCACCACACAATTACTATTATGAAATTTGTCCTCTCAAACGAATGGAGGGGTTCCCATCCCCTTGTGAATGCCTACTAAATTCACCAAGTTCATGTCACCAATAGACTTTTAAAACTCCTTGCGATATTTCCTCTTTGAATATTGTAAAATGTTTGAAGTTTGAACTTTGTCTTTCCTGttggtaaaaagaaaaaaaaacctatacaAAGTTTCTTGTTCGATATTATTTCGCATTTCTTGGTAGCACACCAAATTAACTATTTTTAAAGCaaaatttaatcaataaatTTGAAAGTGGCAATGTTACCCGTTTTTGACTAACTACTATTATATTGTACGGGTAATTTTTTGATATATTCGATGTACTGTGATGAGTTGTAACATCGTATTTTTGACTGAACCGAgaactattttgaaattcttaatttttttattttataaattctaAAGATGTCTCGTCTTCTTATATAGAACCACTTAACATCACATACTTTATTAGGGCTTCCTAATTCCTATTGTGCTTTGCTTAAATAGCCCTAAGGAGATGCCCACCAAGACACTATACAGTAAAGCACCCTTCTCTCCCGCTCCTCCCAAAAAAATCcactctttttctctctctctctctctctctctctctctctcttgagTACCATGTGGGCACCATGGCTAAAATCACCAAGCAGGGTGCACACAGCCAGAGCTCCACGATCACAGAGAAGTTTTTCCTGCTCATCCTTCAAAGACATCCAAAACCTTTGCGAACCCCAACCCGAATCCGAAGCCCTCAGCCCGCGGAGCGCCTCCATATTGCACCGGGTCAAGATATCCACGTCAGTCCTTCGCTTGTGGGCCCACCGAAACGCGACCCCACACAGCCCCAAACTACCCGACGGTGACCAGCGCGTCGTAATCTACTACACCAGCCTTCGTGTCGTGCGCAGGACCTTCGAGGACTGCAAGACCGTCCGATCAATCCTCCGCGGGTTCCGCGCCCCGATCGACGAGCGAGATCTGTCGATGGACGTAAAATTTTTAGACGAGCTGCAGGAGATTACGGGGAATAAGACTTTGACTCTGCCAATGGTTTTCATTGGCGGGCTGTTCATTGGTGGGGCCGAAGAAGTGAAGCAGCTCCATGAGAGTGGTGAACTGAAGAGACTGATCCAAGGGCTCCCAGTGGTGGACCCCAGAGCttgtgatttttgtggagGGCTCAGATTTGTTCTCTGTCAAAAATGTAATGGAAGCCATAAGGTCTATACTGACAAGGGCGGGTTTAGGCCTTGTACGGTCTGCAACGTCAACGGTTTGATTATGTGCCCTTCATGTTCCCCGCTGCGACGTCGACACAAGGAAGTATAACTCTCAATCCTCCAATAGATTAAactataaaacaaaagaaaaaagaaaaacacagttattatttttcttattttatgttaattgcataggttttttttaaaaaaaaaaaaaattaattgcatagtttttttttgccaaaagaATGTTAATTGCTTAGTTCAAGGGATATGAATGTGATTGATTAATGAAACAAGAATTTTATTGTATCTTGTTATTAAATAAgcattttgttatttaaaGAAACTAAATTGTCTTGTTCGAtatcttttgtttgttgaatGAAAGTCGGTTGTTATTACagatattattttttgtataagcGATAAGATTGTTTTGGACTTTATAACTTCATATGTCATTGAAAATATTATAACTATCGGGCATTAGTTGAGTCATAACATTATAATTtgtcagaaattttttttcttttcttttttcagatttttattttcctttttcagatttttattttgtcaaaacaCATATTACCAGCAACATGTTGTCTTTTTAGCTTTCTAATATTCTTCTATGGGTATATAGGCGTATATTT
The genomic region above belongs to Prunus dulcis unplaced genomic scaffold, ALMONDv2, whole genome shotgun sequence and contains:
- the LOC117613031 gene encoding uncharacterized protein At5g39865-like — translated: MWAPWLKSPSRVHTARAPRSQRSFSCSSFKDIQNLCEPQPESEALSPRSASILHRVKISTSVLRLWAHRNATPHSPKLPDGDQRVVIYYTSLRVVRRTFEDCKTVRSILRGFRAPIDERDLSMDVKFLDELQEITGNKTLTLPMVFIGGLFIGGAEEVKQLHESGELKRLIQGLPVVDPRACDFCGGLRFVLCQKCNGSHKVYTDKGGFRPCTVCNVNGLIMCPSCSPLRRRHKESGLFSNTWAANCFHCTFRFRVHAAQMVHLSGAGPFCF